From Macrobrachium rosenbergii isolate ZJJX-2024 chromosome 55, ASM4041242v1, whole genome shotgun sequence, a single genomic window includes:
- the LOC136835368 gene encoding profilin-like, whose amino-acid sequence MSWNHYVSKQLTGTGNVSQGAIAGLDGSIWAITEGWGVTQRECQAIATGFANPSGFHQSGVTCAGEKYIFLSGNEEVLRARKGSMGIHIAKTNTAIILAKYDDTIQPGQCAATVEALADYLKSVNF is encoded by the exons atGTCTTGGAATCACTATGTCTCTAAGCAACTAACCGGCACTGGCAATGTTTCTCAAGGCGCGATTGCTGGTTTAGATGGTTCAATCTGGGCAATTACGGAGGGCTGGGGTGTAACTCAGCGAGAATGTCAAGCTATTGCAACAGGGTTCGCAAATCCCTCAGGATTCCACCAAAGCG GGGTGACGTGTGCAggtgaaaagtatatatttttaagtggaAATGAAGAAGTGCTGAGGGCCAGGAAAGGAAGTATGGGAATTCATATTGCAAAAACAAACACAGCCATTATATTAGCCAAGTATGATGATACCATTCAACCAGGACAGTGTGCAGCTACTGTGGAAGCTCTTGCTGACTACCTTAAGAGTGTCAATTTCTAA